In Alteribacter keqinensis, the sequence TTCTCAATTTCATGATTTGTCCAGTGACGATAGCGAAGAGGTCACACCCGTTCCCATGCCGAACACGGAAGTTAAGCTCTTCAGCGCCGATGGTAGTTGGGGGCTCTCCCCCTGTGAGAGTAGGACGCCGCTGGGCAATAAGAAAAAGCACCCGTTTTTAAAGCGGGTGCTTTTTTTGTGCTGTTAAAGAGAATGGTTTGGCTGCACTATCAATCACTCTGTTTTATTTAAAAGTATCCTGTGAGTTCGCGTATGAATTCGTAGCCGAAGTAGAATCCGAATCCCGTGAGGATAACGCCGGCACCAATGGAGATCCAGCGCATGGCTTTTGGTTTTAGGAGGCGGCGGCTGTAGCTGACGATCCAGGAGAAGAGAATGTCGTGAATAAGAATGCCTGTGACGATGCCTCCTGCCACCAGTAAAAAGGATCGGGATCCTTGAACATCGGAAAGAGATGAGGCGAGCAGCGTGCCCAGGATGCCGAGCCAGAACATGACGTAGCCCGGCGTTAACGCAATAATGAAGCCGGAACCGAATGCTTTAAAAAGCGATGGTTTTTTTACGTGCACATGGGTCTCCCCTGCATGCAGTTCTGTAGATTCCCTGATGCTCTGGATGCCGAGATAAAGGAGAAAAAGAAAGCCTGCGAACCACATGACGGTCTGGATATAAGGTATGTCCAGTAAGTAGGCTGAGAGGCCGAAGTAAAATAGAAATACGAGAATAAAGTCAACGGTCATGCCGCCGATGCCGACAAGCCAGGCATGCCAGAAGCCGCCATGGAGTCCCTGACGAAGCATCTGAATGGTGACGGGCCCGACAGGCAGGGTGAGGGCAAGACCGAGGAGTACATATGTAAAGAAGGATTGGGTCATTGTTACCGCCTTTCTGTGACTTAATCTGGTTTTTTCTTTAGTTTGTGTGGAAAACAGATATGATGTTTGTTTTCAACTATACCACTTTTCGAGGGAGGTAAGTGGCTCTCTATTCATATCGTGGATATGTGGGGGAAATGAGGATTGTGTTGTTTAGCCGGAAGGGTTGGGTCTGGTGGTTGACAGTTGTGGTGTTTGGGCATACGATTGTTTTCAGCAGCAGATTTTAGTGAGAATTGGGAGTTTTGTTATGGGCAGAGGAGATCATAGTCAGACTCAGAATCGTATTGTGAGCACGGCTCACGCGTTGTTTATGGAGCATGGGTATCGTTCGGTTTCGACTCGGAGGATTGCGGATGCGTGCGGGCTTACCCAGCCGGCTTTGTATCATCATTTTTCCAGTAAAGAGGCGATTTATCTTGAGGTGCTCCGGACGGATCTGAACAGGACGAAGGCGTCTTTGAACCGGATTGCCGTGCTTTATGATGATGTGGCAGAGTGTTTGTTTCAGATGACGTATTATATTCTTGTGAATTCGCCTGAGAATATGGGGCAGATGGTTCGGGATATCCGTACGGAGATGAGTGCGGCGTTTCGGGAGAAGATTAATGAGTGGTGGCATGAGGCTTACCGGCTGCCGATCACTGCGGTTTTTGAGAAGGGGATTCGTAATGGTGTTATCAGGGATCCGGGGCAGTTTGATGCTTCGGCTGAGAAGTATGTGTGCCTGCTGGTGAATATGATCAGTCAGGCGATTCCTTCAGGCGGGGAATCAGATGGGCAGGACAGTGAGGCTGTGGCTGAGAAGAGGGCTCACTTTATTATTGACGTTTTATTGAACGGACTGAATAAATAGGTGGACTTCCTTTGGGAGGATCTATACTTATCACTTGATAAGTTATATAATAAAGTCAGTATTTTTAATAATGAAGATTCTGAGAGCTTATAATAGATCACCAGTTTCAAAGGGGGATGTCCGTTGACGAATGTTGCCAGCCGGAAGCTTGCTTTTTTTGAGGGTATGAAAGTGACGGAAATTAAGAAGAATATTCCTCATCCATTATTGATCAGTCTGTCTACGGGAGGTTTGTCTGTTGAGTGTCCGTGGCGGTTGATGAGCGGTGGGAAGATTGTTCTTGGTCAGACGGATTTTCTTCATCAGGAGCAAAAGGAATTTAACCGGGGGATTCTTGATAAGGCTCTGAGGGATAAGACGATCCGGTGTGTGGAGTGGCTTGATGATTGTTACCTTTTGAGAATTGTGTTCAGTGGGAATTATGTAATGGATTTGTTTCATGACAGTGGCAGTCAGGAAGGATGGGAACTGTTTGGTAACGGGGATTTTTCGTTTATTTCGCTTCCTGGCGGTGAACCGGAGATGATTGAGAAGGATGAACAGTAAAAAGAAGTCAGTAAAAAAGGTTTTATTTTATTTGGCGTTAGGGTTTATTTTCCTTATTTTTGCCGGGATCACGATTGTCCTTATCTGGGCGAGTAATGGCTATGAGGCGGAGTATGAGGTCCGGTCGTACATAGAAGATGAGGGGAATCCGGATGAGCGCACGGGTCTGTCGTTTGGTTCGGGGGATGAAACGACAGGTGTGATTGTTTACCCGGGCGGAAGGGTCGATCATAAGGCGTACAGTTATTTGGCATACCGGTTGTCAGAGGAAGGGTATTTTGTCTATGTGCCGAGGATGCCTCTGGATCTGCCGGTGCTCAATATGAACAGGGCCGGGGCTGTGATGGAGAAATATCCACAGGTGGATAACTGGTATGTGGCCGGTCACTCTCTCGGGGGTGCCATGGGGGCTTATTATACGGCGAATCATCCGGAGACGGTGGAAGGTATGATCTTTCTTGCTTCATATCCGGGGAATGATCTGACGGAATCGGGTGTACCGGTGCTGTCTGTATACGGCGGTCTGGACGGGGTATCCACGCCTGAGGAAATCATGGAACGGGATGACCGTCTGCCAGAGGAGACGACGTATGTGGAAATCCCGGATGGTAATCATGCGAACTTCGGCTGGTATGGTGCGCAGCGGGGGGATCTTGAAAGTCCGTTGACGCCTCAGGAGCAGCAGGATATCGTGGCGGAGGAAATTGCCCGGTGGATTGAAGGCAGGTAAATCCCGGCAGCTGATTGAGGTGTAAATTAATGAAGAAAAAGGTATTTTTGAGCGGAATCGTGAGTGCGGTTTTGGTTCAGCTCGTGGCTTTTGTTATGGGAGAGGCGAGGCAGGGGTATGAGATTTCAGGGTACATCGGTGTGGGACTCCTTGTTCTGGCTGGGCTTTTGTTTGCGACCCTCATTGCCACAAGGCGTGATGTGATGCATAACGCTGCTCCTGAAGACCGTGAGAGCCAGCGGAGTATGCAGCGGATCGGCGTGTATGGCATGCTGATCGGTCTGCCTCATTTTATGTATGCGTTTGGGTATTTTTTGTTTACGCAATAGAGTTGGGAAAGAAGGCTGTCCAGGTGTGCCGTGCACCGGGCAGCCTTTTTTGAAAGGTAAGAACTTATAAAATATGCTCGTTTTACTATTAAGGAAGATAAGAGTTTCTTAGATGGAAATTATTCGAAAAATATCTTTATTGGAATGCTTCGTTCGTAAGTTAGGAGATTGAGTTGGCTATTTGTGTTGTCCATTGCCTCTGTAATAGTAAAAAAAGTAAGGAGGGAGCTGTTTAAATCACTCACTTGGTTGTGTATGAGTTTTAGGGGCTGCCTGGAAACAACGCATTTTTTGTGAATTAATTACGGCGGATTTGTCCTCACCTGTTTATGTAGAAAACACCGGACTACGGTGTTTCTTGGTATAAATTATTCAGACGGCGGAAACACGATTGCGTCGATGGATCTGACTCCAACAATCACCGATTCTATGTTTCCTTCAAATACACCAGTCCCCCGGCGCACTTGCAGTGTATACGTATAGGTGTCCGGGCCCGGCGGAGTATCGGTCCATGTCAGATTTTGATTCTGTCTGAATACAGAACCTGAACCTACGGGTTTCGCAATGTCTATCATATGCCAGTCTGTTTCAACGATCTCGACGCCGCCTGTACGGATAATCCTAAAGGTAAGACGGGATGTATACACACTACCCGCATTAAACGTGCTAATACGACTGTTAATCATTGAATCGATCCTGACCCTTTCATCATCTTCAGTTGTTGTAACATCGACACTTAATATAGGTACAAATTGAAACTGGGGGTTCAAGGGAAGTGTAATATTTTCTGTTGATTGATTAGAAAAAAAGGGACAGCATCCCATTATTGGTATAATGCCCATTACTGTTATCCTCCTTTCATAAATAATACTATTCTATGTGCACCATAGGAGATTGTATAAAGATATTTGAGCAATAATTTCGTTTTCATATTAATAAATAGTAAAGCGCCTTTCGTTGTGAGAGGCGGCAAGTTCCGTTACACTGATAAAAAGCATGAAGATTTGAAAGGGGCGACCATGATGAAATTTCATACAAAAAACGTACATTTTCAGGAGAAGCTGGATACGAGAGAGGTAAGCAAGACGAAGCCGATTTACCAGACGTCGGCCTTTTCATTTACGGATCTTGAGGATATGGAGGATTTCTTTCAGGGGAAAAAGGGCTACATGTATACCCGTGTGGGGAACCCGAATACTGATGACCTTGGGAAAGGTGTTGCCGATCTTGAAGGAGCGCCGGCGGGTGTGGCTTCGGCATCTGGAATTTCCGCGATTATGGGCGGGGTTCTCGCTGTTGCGAAAGCGGGAGATCACGTCGTAGCCACAGAAGACTTGTACGGGGGTACATATCAGCTTTTTGCCAATGAGCTGAAAGACTTTGGAATCGAAGTCTCGTTTGCAAGTTTTGAAAACCTGGATCAGGTGGAAGCGGCGGTAAAAGAGAACACCGTTCTTTTATATACAGAGTCGGTGACGAACCCGCTCTTACGTGTGGAGGATATTAAAGGCGTGGTCGCTCTCGGGAAGCGGCTAGGGCTGAAGACGATGGTGGACAACACGTTCCCGTCGCCGTATCTTGTGAGGCCGTATGAGCTTGGAGCGGATCTTGTGGCCCACAGTGCCACCAAGTACATTGGCGGCCACAGTGACGTATCCGCCGGTGTTTTAGTGGGCGGCGAGGCCCTTGTGGCGAAAGCGAAGAGTAAGATTGTTAACCTTGGTGCGAATCTCGGTCCGTTTGACGGCTGGCTCGGCTGCCGGGGCCTGAAGACGCTGAGTCTTCGTATGGAGCGCCAGAGTGCAAACGGGAAGAAGCTTGCGGAGCACCTTCGGGGAAAAGGCGATCTTGGCCGCGTCTACTATCCTGAGTTTGTGTCCGAGCGCGGGAACGGGGCGATCGTGACGATTGACCTTGGGGAAAACTACGATCTTCACTCGTTCTTTAAGAATCTGGACTGGGTCAAAGTCGTGCCGACACTGGCGGGCGTGGAAACGTCTGTGACGTATCCGGTAGGGACTTCCCACCGTCCGGTTCCGAAAGAAACCCGGGACCGTCTCGGTGTAACGGAGACGATGGTCCGCATCAGTGTTGGGATTGAGGACGCGGAAGACATTAACGGTGTGTTTGACCGGGCGCTGGAAGCGGCAAAAAAGTGATGTGATGCGACAGGGATTGCAGGTCAAATAAACGTTTGTTTAAAAAGAGAGGGCGCTTCGTTTTTTGTCGGACGAAGCGTCTTTTTGGTGTTTTGAGGGGGGAAAGAGTTGGTTGGGGAGGGAATTACTGAATCTGAAGCGGATTTCCTTAAAGTAACCCGTCAATTTCTTAAAGCAGCATGGATTCCTTTATCCGCAGCGTAAATCCTGAAAACAGATTCTGATTCCTGAATAGGGCAGGCGGATTCCTTAAACCTTTGACCTTTGCTATAATAAGAACAGTTTATGAAGCGTATTTAAGGGGATTCTAGTAGTAGAGAGAATAGAAGAGGTGTTCGGATGAAGGACGAATTTTCGTTTATACGCTCGATCCAGCCGGACCGTCATCATCAGCCGACGGTGGTGGCAGGTATTGGCGACGATGCGGCGTTGTACGACGCTGAAGAAGGCTTTCATGAAATTGCTGCGGTGGATACCCTTGTAGAGGACATGCATTTTACGAAGAAAACGATGACGCCGTTTCACATCGGCTATAAGGCTCTTGCGGTAAACGTCAGTGACATTGCGGCCATGGGCGGGCGTCCCGTGTATTATCTTGTGTCTGTAAGTGTGCCGAAGTCCGGAAGCTGGAGTGAAGCTGAGCTTCAGGAGATGTACAAAGGGATGACGGTGCTGGCGGATGAGTACGGTGTTGATCTGATCGGCGGAGATACGAACGCCACGAACGATAAGCTAGTGGTGTCGGTGACGGTGATAGGACGTGTGGAAAAAGGCGTGCGGCTGCTCCGTTCCAATGCAAAACCCGGTGACGTGGTGTTTGTGACCGGCCCTGTTGGCAGCTCGGCGGCGGG encodes:
- a CDS encoding trans-sulfuration enzyme family protein; the encoded protein is MKFHTKNVHFQEKLDTREVSKTKPIYQTSAFSFTDLEDMEDFFQGKKGYMYTRVGNPNTDDLGKGVADLEGAPAGVASASGISAIMGGVLAVAKAGDHVVATEDLYGGTYQLFANELKDFGIEVSFASFENLDQVEAAVKENTVLLYTESVTNPLLRVEDIKGVVALGKRLGLKTMVDNTFPSPYLVRPYELGADLVAHSATKYIGGHSDVSAGVLVGGEALVAKAKSKIVNLGANLGPFDGWLGCRGLKTLSLRMERQSANGKKLAEHLRGKGDLGRVYYPEFVSERGNGAIVTIDLGENYDLHSFFKNLDWVKVVPTLAGVETSVTYPVGTSHRPVPKETRDRLGVTETMVRISVGIEDAEDINGVFDRALEAAKK
- a CDS encoding TetR/AcrR family transcriptional regulator: MGRGDHSQTQNRIVSTAHALFMEHGYRSVSTRRIADACGLTQPALYHHFSSKEAIYLEVLRTDLNRTKASLNRIAVLYDDVAECLFQMTYYILVNSPENMGQMVRDIRTEMSAAFREKINEWWHEAYRLPITAVFEKGIRNGVIRDPGQFDASAEKYVCLLVNMISQAIPSGGESDGQDSEAVAEKRAHFIIDVLLNGLNK
- a CDS encoding LysE family translocator gives rise to the protein MTQSFFTYVLLGLALTLPVGPVTIQMLRQGLHGGFWHAWLVGIGGMTVDFILVFLFYFGLSAYLLDIPYIQTVMWFAGFLFLLYLGIQSIRESTELHAGETHVHVKKPSLFKAFGSGFIIALTPGYVMFWLGILGTLLASSLSDVQGSRSFLLVAGGIVTGILIHDILFSWIVSYSRRLLKPKAMRWISIGAGVILTGFGFYFGYEFIRELTGYF
- a CDS encoding alpha/beta fold hydrolase, coding for MNSKKKSVKKVLFYLALGFIFLIFAGITIVLIWASNGYEAEYEVRSYIEDEGNPDERTGLSFGSGDETTGVIVYPGGRVDHKAYSYLAYRLSEEGYFVYVPRMPLDLPVLNMNRAGAVMEKYPQVDNWYVAGHSLGGAMGAYYTANHPETVEGMIFLASYPGNDLTESGVPVLSVYGGLDGVSTPEEIMERDDRLPEETTYVEIPDGNHANFGWYGAQRGDLESPLTPQEQQDIVAEEIARWIEGR
- the thiL gene encoding thiamine-phosphate kinase → MKDEFSFIRSIQPDRHHQPTVVAGIGDDAALYDAEEGFHEIAAVDTLVEDMHFTKKTMTPFHIGYKALAVNVSDIAAMGGRPVYYLVSVSVPKSGSWSEAELQEMYKGMTVLADEYGVDLIGGDTNATNDKLVVSVTVIGRVEKGVRLLRSNAKPGDVVFVTGPVGSSAAGLHYLLEGDDCPEHYLKAHQMPEPQVSAGRLLAQAGGRIALNDISDGLASEANEIAEASGVTVEIDWSRVPHDLHGETDEYVEKWTLFGGEDFQLIGCTGQQTWERLTESFEKNGQRLIRIGRVVEGKREVFLLKNGERTVLKKGGYNHFVKGD
- a CDS encoding DUF5316 family protein; its protein translation is MKKKVFLSGIVSAVLVQLVAFVMGEARQGYEISGYIGVGLLVLAGLLFATLIATRRDVMHNAAPEDRESQRSMQRIGVYGMLIGLPHFMYAFGYFLFTQ